A portion of the Bactrocera neohumeralis isolate Rockhampton chromosome 2, APGP_CSIRO_Bneo_wtdbg2-racon-allhic-juicebox.fasta_v2, whole genome shotgun sequence genome contains these proteins:
- the LOC126760184 gene encoding 39S ribosomal protein L9, mitochondrial, with translation MLKTWCSGSINLLKSAATVQQQVRTTFVLKRKYDPLLHKTNAKPRKLRAKHFIYELVEDTNVKRRPNLEVVLKTYVEGVGDKGDVVSVRPNFAYNKLLLPGLAVYKTDENVALYTKTEDEKKTVRHSSAFAQRTINIIERFSLAVVMNKDQPWVIEPWHIKASLRKAGIHCPEECITMPEERIEGPDMNKEAKEFYCTITINNLEKARLRCRIHHWSTDPSERLPYVPEFWKIPSEPLFGSENSKEPTEKVEEK, from the exons ATGTTGAAAACATGGTGCAGTGGTtctattaatttacttaaaagtgCAGCCACCGTGCAGCAGCAAGTGCGG acaacTTTTGTATTGAAGCGCAAATATGACCCATTGTTGCATAAAACGAACGCCAAACCCCGAAAATTGCGTGCGAAACACTTCATCTATGAGTTGGTAGAGGATACAAATGTGAAACGTCGACCGAATTTGGAAGTTGTTTTAAAAACTTATGTGGAAGGTGTGGGTGATAAGGGTGATGTGGTGTCGGTGAGACCTAATTTCGCCTATAATAAATTGTTGCTACCAGGTTTGGCAGTGTACAAAACAGATGAAAATGTGGCATTATATACCAAAACCGAGGACGAGAAGAAAACGGTGCGCCATAGCTCTGCATTTGCCCAGcgg ACGATAAACATTATCGAACGTTTTTCACTGGCTGTGGTTATGAATAAGGATCAGCCATGGGTTATTGAACCCTGGCACATAAAAGCGTCTCTTCGAAAGGCGGGTATTCATTGTCCGGAAGAGTGCATTACTATGCCAGAAGAACGTATTGAAGGTCCAGATATGAATAAAGAAGCCAAAGAGTTTTATTGTACTATTACCATAAATAATTTGGAGAAGGCGCGATTGCGCTGTCGTATCCATCATTGGAGTACAGATCCGAGCGAACGGTTGCCATATGTACCggaattttggaaaatacctTCAGAACCACTCTTCGGTAGTGAAAACTCTAAAGAACCTACAGAAAAAGTAGAAGAGAAGtag
- the LOC126760130 gene encoding serine protease easter-like isoform X1 yields MLKPVLISVFCFAAFLCGLSSAQYNHSNETMGKPTFGRCITPNGRPGSCVILQHCKKLYSLLLNQPLHDVNRLYLSQSQCGYLNRKVLICCPDQNSTPLILKQATVKPIKLEQGFKKAVLLDKIPIESTKTRKLPRPSKCGQMTSSRIYGGNATKIDEYPWMALIEYTKPFGRIGHHCGGSLINSRYIVTASHCVNGKALPKDWLISAVRLGEWDTKTNPDCEVDVRGEKDCAPPHIDVPVESAIPHPRYDPNSLNQINDIALLRLKNAVTFTDFIRPICLPLNDNLRTATFDDIIMDVAGWGKTESKSSSNVKLKAELVGVPLGKCRHVYSPQSILLEATQMCAGGKKGVDSCRGDSGGPLIGLGTTGRGRTYYFLIGIVSFGPTSCGLEGWPGVYTRVGHFVDWIQATVES; encoded by the exons AGTACAACCACTCCAATGAAACGATGGGGAAACCCACTTTCGGACGCTGCATCACGCCAAATGGTCGACCCGGTTCCTGTGTAATATTGCAACATTGCAAAAAACTATACTCTTTGCTACTAAATCAGCCGTTACATGATGTGAATAGACTATACTTAAGTCAAAGCCAATGTGGTTACCTAAATCGAAAAGTGCTg ATTTGCTGCCCCGACCAAAATAGCACGCCGCTTATACTGAAACAAGCTACTGTAAAACCTATCAAATTGGAGCAAGGCTTCAAGAAAGCCGTACTCTTGGATAAGATTCCGATCGAGTCCACAAAAACAAGGAAACTACCACGTCCCAGCAAATGCGGACAGATGACGTCAAGCCGAATTTATGGCGGCAATGCCACAAAAATCGATGAATATCCTTGGATGGCCCTTATAGAATACACAAAAC CATTCGGACGTATTGGCCATCATTGTGGCGGCTCTCTCATCAACTCCCGCTATATTGTCACCGCCTCGCATTGTGTTAATGGCAAAGCCTTGCCCAAAGACTGGCTGATTTCCGCCGTACGTTTGGGTGAATGGGACACGAAAACGAATCCGGATTGCGAAGTAGATGTGCGTGGCGAGAAGGACTGTGCGCCACCGCACATCGACGTGCCCGTGGAAAGTGCCATACCACATCCCCGATATGATCCGAATTCGTTAAACCAAATTAACGACATCGCGCTCTTACGTTTAAAGAATGCAGTTACATTCACCGATTTCATACGACCCATTTGCCTGCCATTGAACGATAATTTACGCACCGCCACCTTTGATGACATCATCATGGATGTCGCCGGTTGGGGTAAAACCGAATCAAAATCAAGCAGTAATGTTAAATTGAAAGCCGAACTCGTTGGAGTGCCGCTGGGAAAATGTCGTCATGTTTATTCACCGCAAAGTATTTTACTAGAGGCCACACAAATGTGTGCTGGCGGCAAGAAAGGTGTAGATTCTTGTCGCGGTGATTCGGGTGGCCCACTCATCGGTCTGGGCACGACGGGCAGAGGACGTACATATTACTTTTTGATTGGCATTGTTTCTTTTGGACCGACATCATGCGGGCTAGAAGGTTGGCCAGGTGTTTATACCCGCGTGGGACACTTTGTGGACTGGATACAAGCAACAGTTGAGTCTTAA